CCACACGGCGCCGAGGTCCAGCGACGACCCGCTGGCGAGCGACGCGCCGCCCGCGCCGGTCGCCGACTCGATCTCTGTCAGGGCGCCGGTGAAGTTGGGCAGCGGGGCGTCTACCGGGGCGGTGACTTCCCAGGCGTCGGTGTCAACGCCGCCGGCGGCGCCCTGGTCGTAGTTGTCGGTAATGGTGGTCCACTCGGCCGCATCCAGCCCGGCGGCGGCTGAGGTGATGGAGATCGAGGTGAACTCCAGCGGCTGGCCGGTGTCGTTGCTGAGGGTGAGCGTCCCGTCGGCGCGGTTGATCTGCGCGATCGGCGCGATCTCAAACGACGACTCGATGTAGGCGGCGCCGTCCCACCAGGTGCGGTCGCCGCTGCCGGTCCCGCCCCCAGGGTTGTCGTCGACAAACAGAGTCGCCTCGCCATTGGCGTCGGCGACCACCGTGCCGGCGTACCCCAGGTAGGCGGTGCGGTCCTCGGAGGTGAACGCGGCGGCGCCGTCGATCAGCGGGGGCGACGACCACACGGCCGAACCGGCCGCGACGCCCGCGGTGGCGTTCGCTTTCGTCCCGAAGGCGTCGTAGAAGGTTAGGTTGCCGCTAGTGGTGCCGGTCTGGATGACCCAGCTCTCACCGTTGGTCCAGTACACGGCGTAGAGGTCGTAGCTGACGCCGCTGGTGAGGCCCGAGATCGTCTGCATCACCTCCGGCACGTCCTCGCCGCCCTCGGCGGAGTTGCCGGTCGCCTCGTAGAGGAACTGGACGCCGGTGGTGTCCTCGTAGGCCGGCACCTCACGCAGGTGCCACAGGTTGTCGGTGGAGTTGACGCTGCCGGACAGCTCGAACGCCGAGAGCGGCGAGACATTGGTCGACAAGCTGAAGAAGCCGTCGTCCGCGTCAACATAGGTAAGGCCCTGAGACCAGCAGGCGGGGCCCGCGGCTATCGTCAAGAAGAACGCGACCGCCGTCTGCCGAGCGGCTCTTGCTGTCATGGATGTCTTCATCATCGTCGCCTTAGAATAGGGGGGTGAAGAAGTAGTCGTTACCAACGGCCGCTAGCGGGCCGTGTCGGGATTAAAAAAAATTGACGCCTAATCGCTTGTCGGTGGGCGAAGCGGCAGCGGTGACGCGTAGCGCGGAAGGCGCCCGCGCCGATCGTGGTGACCGCGGTCAGCCAGGCTGCGGACGGTTCGGGCGCGGCGCGCGCCGTGTCGGCGGCCAGGGCGCCAGGGCCGTTCCAGTTGTTGTACGCGGTTTGGAACAGGCTGAAGTCGACGAAGTCGATGCGTTGGTCGCCGTTCAGGTCGGCCGCCGCCGGTTGGCCATCGAGAACCAGGGTGTGGAGCTCTTGTGTGAGCTGCAGGTAGTCGTCGAAGTCGAGCTGGCCGTCGCCGTTGAGGTCTACCGGCGGCGGGTAGTCATAGCCGCTGCTGGCGAGGAGCTCGAACCCGTTGAGCACCACCGGCCCGCCGTCGGTGGAGGTGAGTGACAGCGTCACCGGCCCGGCGCCGTCGCTGCGGAAGGTGACCCGCGAGCTGGCGATGCCAAGCGGCTGGTCGGCGCCGGTGGTGGTGGCGATCTGCCCCAGCCCGCGTCCCCCCAGCCCGATTGCAAACGCGGGTTGGGCGAAATCCTGATCGTGCGAGTAGAGCACGAGCTGGTAGTCACCCTCGGCCAGGCTTCCAAGCGTCAGGTCAATCGCGCTATCGCCAAACACGAAGTCATCTGCGATGTCGGCCAGCGGCCCGGACGCGCCGTCGCCGCGGTCGCGGAACTGACCGGAGGAAAGCGCCACCTCGACCTGCCCGCCCGCTGAGCCAGACAGCGGCGAGTCGAATGCAGCCGACAACGGGCCGGTGGTGGACTCGGGGCGGGAGAACTCGAGAAAGCCCGACTGTGTCTGCTGGCCGTTGAGGCCAAAGTCGACCTTCAGCCCGCCTTCTTTCACGGTGGCCTCCGGGTTGATCAGGCCGACGACCTTGGTGTTGTAGTCCTGGTAGGTGTTGTAGTCGCCCCGCATCCACAGCACGGCGGAGTTCTCGGCGTCCCACTGGGGCGCGATCGGACGCACGTTGTCTTCCGTCGAGTTGAACGTCAGCGGGGTCCATCGCCACGTGACGCCGTTGTCGGTAGTGTCGCCCCGGAACAGCTCGTAGTGCTGCTCGCCGTCGGCACCGAACAGCCGCGCCTGGGTGCCCGGGTGAACGTCGGACGACAGGTACACCGTGCCCGGCTTGGCCGGGTCGATCGCGACCAGCCCGGTGTAGTCGTTCTCGGCGGCGTACAGGTGCTCGCCCGCGTACGCCATCTGGTTCACGACCCACTCGTTCTGATCCCAGCGGGCGTAGAAGAAGCGGTGGTCGCGGTCGTCGTCCTCGGCGCGGGCCTGGAACACTGCGACCGGCGAGCCGGCGTCGATCGCGACATCAACCGTCCAGCCCCGTCGCATCGTGGTCCCGCCGAACGACTGGCCGGTCTGGAACACACTCGTGAGCGAACTCGGGGCGGCCGCCGACGCGTCAAGCAGGTCGGCGTCGACAACGGCGCCCGCCGAGTTGTAGAGCACCCCGTCCTCGATGTACCCGTGGAACACGCTGTTGTCCCAATTGCGGGGGTGCCGCTGAGTGGTAATCAGATGGATGCGGTTTCCGTCGGACGCGTAGCTGACATAGGGGCGGTCGCCCGAACCGCCTTCGCTCAGCAACTTGCCGCCGTACGACCAGGTCAGCCCCTCGTCGTCGGACACCAGGATGTTGGGGTCGAAGTTGACGCTCCGGACAAAGTTGTAGAGCCGGCCGGCGCCCTGCGAGTCCGCTGGCAGGTAGTGCAGGTTGGAGTACGTCATGGCCGCGCCGTTGTTGAACGTGGCCTCGCTGCTCCACGAGTCAATCTGGCCGGCCTGGTCGCTGACACGCCAACGGGACAGGTTGTCCGTCAGGTGGCCGCCGTACATGGCCACGTACCGGCCGTCGGAGCGTCGGTAGAGGGCCGCCGAGTTGTGGTCGTCGTCCTGCAGGCCGTGGTTGAGGACGAACCGCTCGACGGCGCCGCTGTTCAGGTCGTACGAGACCATGTCGACGTCGCCGTTCCGCTGGGCGCCGCCCGGCCCCGAGCCGTCCGCCACCGAGCTGACCAACAGCTTACCGGCGGCGGCGTCGATCACGGCGCGCTCGTCCTCGAACCACGACCAGGCGCCGTTGTCGTTGAACTCAACAAGCCCCGGGGCCACCGCCGTTTGTGCGTGGGCGGTGGCCCCGACGCCGACAAAGGTCGACGTGACCAGGAGATGCTTAAGCCAATCAGCCAAGATGCACTATTCCAGTAGCAGACAGAATCTTCAGTTATTCCATTCCGCAACGCACGCGGGGAACGCCTGCGCCGTGAGGGTCACGACGCAGGCGCCGCCGCCGCTGCCCCATCTTCAACTAGCTTCGCTTACGCCGCACCGTAACTAACCCGAGCCCAGCCACGATCCCCATCAGCGCGGAGGCTGGCTCGGGCACAACGCTCAGCACGCCCGTGCTCTCACTAAACCGGTAGGCGCCGTTGCTCCACACATCGCCGTTGGCCGTGAAACCGGCGACGGCGAAGCTGTCTCCGAAGGACTGGTTGTCGGCGCCGGCGATCATCCACGAGTCCCCCAGCGCTGCACTGGCCCCGGAAAGATCGAAGTTGAACAGTCCGTTGAACACCGTTTCTGGCCCGACGCCAGTGACCGAATTATTGACCCCGCTAGCGCCGATGACGAAGTTCAAGTTGGCGCCATCCGCCAGGGCAAAGCGGCCGCTATTCACAATGCTGCCATTGAATGTGTTGGACGACGACTGCAGTGTTAGCGTGCGGCCCGCGTCGTCCGAGCCAGGGTTGGTAATGGTGGCCGAACCGCTCAAGTCCGCCAGCACATTGATGGGCCCCTGCTTGGCATAGATCACCGAGTCGGAGACTACGCTGATGGCCCCTGCCAGGTTGAATATGTCGCCCCCGCCATTGATGTGGTTGATCGAACCACCGTCGAGGATCAGGTTGGCAACGGTGATCGTCCCGGTGTCACCTGTGCCCTTGTAGCTCAGTCCGAAAAGCGGGTCGCCGGTGTTGTTCACCGTTAGCGAGTCGCCTCCGAAGGTGTAGCTGCCACCGTCTGCAGGGGTCCGTACCCGGAAGTCGCCGGTGAAGTAGTCGTTGCCAAGGGCGGGGGCTAGCGAATCCGACCAGTTTCCGGCCGAGTTGAACGAGGAAGCGCCAAATCCATCGTCTGCAGTCAGCGATATATCTGCCGCGAACAAGGGGGCCGAGATGACCAGGGCGATGCCGATCGACGTCAACGAGTGCTTAGGGTTCATTAGATGCGAGTCTCAAGGAGTAGGAGTCGATGGAAGTAGATCTGAAGGAGAAACTGCCCGGACAGGGGCGCCGCGGTGGGGAAGGGAGGGCGAAGGAGTGGCGTCGGCAGCAATGCGAAAGTTGGAATCAACTCGGGTGCCCGCGAAAGCACCCGTCGGCGGGACCCGGGCCTACCTATGCTTCTCCGCTCGAGGCAGATCTTTTGCGGAAGAATTGGAAAGTTTTTCAGAATTGCAGTTCCAGCCAATAGTTTTGCGGATTTCTGAGTTTCGCCGCAAATCTGCCCGGCACTGGCGCGTAGTGGTAGGTAGGAGCCGCTCCACGAATTCTGCGCCGGCGCGGCTGGGCAGTGCGGGCGGCGGCCCGTCGCGCGCCATTCGCTAACCAAATCAGGTCGCCCGCAGCCCGTCAACACGCGTGGTCAAATGGAGTCAGAGACCGACAACTCCAAGCACAGCGATTTCCTGAGGCGCTTTGCCGAGGACTACCGCAGGCTCTACCGGTTTGTCTTGTCGCTGACGTTCAATCACGTCGACGCGGACGACGTGATGCAGGACACCAGCGTGGTCCTGTGGAAGAAGTACGACGACTTCGACCCATCCATTGGAACCTTCTACGCCTGGGCGTGTCGTGTGGCGTACCTCGAGGTGATGCGGCTCCGTCGGCAGCAGCGGCGCGCGGCGACCGTCGGCGATGACGTTATCGAACTCCTGCGTGACGAGTTGGCCCGCCGGGCGGACGCGACCGATCAGCGGGAAAACGCACTGGTGAGCTGCCTCAAGAAGCTGCCCCCAGAGGATCGGCAGCTGGTAGAGGACAGGTACTTCAGCGCCCTGGCCCCAAAAGAGCTCGCGGCTCACTATCAGAGGTCGGTACACTCGGTGTACCGGAGCCTGGCCCGGGTTCACGGGCTGCTCCGCCGGTGCGTCGACCGATCGCTTGCCTAGCACCAGTCAGTAACTATGGACTCGCCGCTGCATCGACTTTCTGACATTGAGCTCGCGCTGCGGATGCTCGGCGGCGACGCCACTCCCGAGGAGGTCGAGCGATTTAATCGCAGGCTCGCCGCGGATCCGGTGGCGCTGCGATGCGTGCTGGACGTCATCGAGCAGGAGGAGTGCTTAGAGTGGCGGTCGGCTTCGGGGCTGGCTGAATCCGCCGAGGGCCCGACTGTTCCTCGCCCCCATCTTGGTGCGAGTGCTAGTGATCGTCGAGTGTCGCGGCATTGGCCGTTCATGCTCTCGTTGGCTGCTACGCTGCTAGCGGCCGTATCGTTTACGGGGGGGCTGCTGATCAGCGATTGGCGGTCGGTTGAGCGGGGCAACCACGGCGTAACCCGGCTGAGCGAGGGCGGCGGCGGCTTGCAATCGTCGGTTTCACCGGGCATGACTCAACGACCGATTGGTCGCCTGGTGTCTTCCGCAGCCTGCCGTTGGGTTCCCGACCAACGAATATCGTTATCGGGGGAGTTGCGGTATGGCGAGTCGCTGAACCTGCTTGAGGGGGTCGCGGAGTTGCGACTTGAGGGCCAAGCGGGCGTCGCGGACGTGCACGCCGAAGGGCCGGCCGGGGTGGTGTTGACCGCCGACGGCGGCTGCAGCATCAGCCATGGCAGATTGACCGCAACCGCCATGCCCGAGCTCGCCCCGTTCGTTCTGGAAACTCCGCTTTGCCAGGTGACGTTGCGACGAGAGGGCGCGGTTGGCGTCGTCGTTAATGGACGCGACGTCGAGGTCCACGTCTTCGAAGGCGCCGCCGCCGTCCTCGTGCCATGGGGCCTAGGTGGCGCCGACTCACAGTTCTTCGATCTTACCGAGGGCCAGCTGCTTAGCCTGCGACAAGAGAGCGAGGGAAAGATTCACACACGGCTTGGCGACTCTCAGCCGACCGGGTTCGTGTCGCGTTCTTCGATGGGATCGGATCAACTTGTCATTCCCGACGAGTATGTCGAATCCGTGGCCGCCCTCAACCCGTCCCTCTACTGGCGGTTCGAAGAGAACGCGGCAGAGGCGATTGACGACAGCTCACCTGCCGCCGGCAACCCTGCCGAAGTAGTGGGGACGCTGAAGTACACGGTTAACACGGGCAACCGGGCGCTCGATCTCGGATCGGGCATGACCCCCGGCGTGCTCAATGCGCACCTGCTGTCGTCCCGCCCTATCAACCTCTCCGCCACCAACGGCTACAGCCTGGAGGTCTGGGTGAAACCAAGCCACTACCACCTCGGAACGATCGCGTCATTGATCGTCCCGAATGCAGAAGGGGCCTCGGTTCCGGGGCACGGGATGATGCTCGAGCTTGGTGGGCCGCGAACTGCGCAGCCCTTTATCGAACAGCCCGGCAAGATCCGGTTCCTGCACCGCAGCCCGCCCAGCGACAAAGTCGGCCACGGCGTCTCTTGCTACTCACCTGACCACTACTCGCTGCGGAAGTGGCAGCACGTGGTCGCGACCAAGGACGCCACCACGCTGCGGCTGTACCGGAACGGCGAGTTGGTGGCGAGCGGCAAAGACGACACGATGCACAATTCCGCCATGAAGCTGCTCGTTGGGCAGATCGACGAGAGCCGCCGCGAGCGTCAGTTCTTCGGGCAGCTTGATGAGCTAGCATTCTATCCGCACGCGCTCTCTCCAGAAGATGTTCATCGGCACTACGAGTTGGTCGAGCAAGCCAAGTCGAGCCCGCGCGAGCAAACGCCGCCCGCTCGTCCTATGGGTAAACGCACCTTGCTACCCTCGTTGTCGACGCGGCGGCCCTCCTCCGCGTAGAGGTGGGCTAGCACGTTGATGCGGACGCGATGTCTTGACGTTTTGGGGCGACGCGTCAGGTATCTATTGCCCGCCTAGATTGAGAACGACTCGACCGTCTTCAGGTTGGAGAAGGAACCCGCAGCCGTGCGGCGAGAAGGAGCCTTCGAGAGTCTCCACCCGGTAGGGCGCGTTCCGGAAAGTGCACTCGAGGGCATTCTCGGTCACTCGGTCGAACGGCAACAAAGCCGCTTGCGCCGTCATGAGGGTGACCTTCCACTGTGCGGGCAACCCTCGCAGCTTGATGGATAGCCTGCTCTCTTCCAGCGTGACGATCAGCTCTCCGTCGCCGGATTGAGTGGTGCTAGTCAACTGGTAGGCGCCGGTCTCGGTCTGGCTAACCTGCGGCGTGGAGAAGCGAAGCGGGTTTCCCTCGGCGTCGGTTGGGTAGAGCCCAGCCTGCTGGCCGCGCGAGCCCCAGAAGTTGCCGTCCACCAGTGGGAGGGTGAAGAATTCGACCGCGGACTTGTCGACCTTGTCTCGGAGGATGTCAGACTCCACCGATTCGTCGAACAGGTGCAGGTCGCGGAGTCGCAAGACGCCGCGATCCCACACGAAATTGACCCGGTAGAAGCGGCTGTTGTACCAGAACGTCTGCCGGTGGTCGTCGCCGAGCGGCGCGGTGAAGGTCATCGCTGTGGCGGGGGTGACCGGGAAGCTCTTGCGGAACCACTCGCCGGATGCGGCTAGCGTTTCAACCGTTAGCTCGCCCTGGTCACGCATCGCGGCGATCTTGGGGAACTGGTCCTCCAGGCCGGCCGCCATCCGATCCCAGGTGAACGAGTTCTCCTGACCCGCCTGAGTGTAGTTGAACGCCAAGCACTCGCCGTTGGCCAGGTTGTTGAGAAACCAGTCGACCCACGCGGGGTCGCGGCCGCCTTCGTTGTAGATCGGCTCCAAGGTGATCACGCCCTGCAGGCCGCCACCGACGCCGGTGTCGTACTGCCGGAGCGGGTCGCTGCCAAGCATCCGGAAGACGGGGACCGGGATCTGCCCGGCGGCGGTCTGAGCGGGCATGTATGCGTTGAGCTTGCTTGGGTAGTAGGCCTGGTTCCAGTAGCCCCCCCACAGCGTGTAGCCGTCGGTGCCGATCTGGTCTTTGCAGTTCGCGCTAGCGACGATGCCGTATTTCTCGTGCAGGTACGCCAGTGTGTGGGCGTCGATAAACCACGAGGCGACCGACTTTGGGTAGCGGCCAAAAACGGCGTAGAAGTCTTTCATGTAAACGTCTGCCAGCTTCTCGCGTTCTGCAGGTGTGTACCCCGAGGCGAAGCCGACGTTGGCGTGCCAGTCCCACGGGAATCGACCACGCCACTTCAGACCAGCCTTCTCCACCAGCGGTTGAGGCAATTCCCACCAACCGCCAATCTCAAACTGCTCTGTGGGCAGCTTGCTAAGGAGGTGCTGGTATCGCTCGTCGGTGAGGGCGTCGTACTGCAGCAAGAAGGTGCCCGGCAAGTTGTGCCTTTGCATCAACTCGATCTGCTTCACCACTGTTTGGTAGAGCACCTCCTCGGTAACCGACTCGTCTCGCGGCTCCAGGAGCCTGATAAAGTTGACGATATTCACGATGCGGGGCGCTCGGCCGGCCCCTTCAACACCCTCGCAGCGTGGGCTCGAAATGAGGAGGGCGGTCGCCAACGCTAGCGCGAACGAGATGAAGCATCGGTCAGAGAACATAGAGTTTACTCAGGCTGCTAACGAGAAGTGACGCCGCCGCTGTTCCATCATCGTAGGTACAGCGGCGGCGCCAAGGTAGCGGTTGCGCAGGCGCTAGGCCCGGGGGGCTGCTTGCCGGCGGCGGCCGCGGCTCAGCGTGGCACCGGATAGCGCGAGCAGAAGAGCGGCGGCCGGTTCCGGCACAGCAGATCCAAAGACGTCGACTTCTGCAAGTCCAGCGGCGTTGTTGTCGGCGTCGTAGATGCTCAGCCGCACGTAGCGTACGGCGCTGGCCAGGGCGCCCGAGTTGTTGGTGATGCTGATCTGACTAGTGACCGGCGTTGTGATCGCGCCGGTGTCATCCTGTCCCTTGAGGAAGCTGGTGAGGAGTGAGTAGTCGCTCCCGTTGGCCGAGACCAGCAGGTCGAACGAGAACAGATCGCGGCCAGAGTCGTTCCACCCGGCGTAGACGTCGACCTGATCGAGGTCGTGCAGCCCGCCCAAGTCGAAGGTAGCGTTGGTGTCGTTGGTGACTGATCCGTAGGCCGCGTGGTCGATGTCGTCACCACCAGAGCCGCCCTGGGGATAAACAGTTGCCAGTGCCCCGTCGGTCCAGGCCGTAATGCCGGCCGAACTTTCAAAGGTCGAGTCGCCGTCGTACCCCGCAATCAATCCCTCGGCCAGGTCGCTGCTGGAGGCGTTGAACAGTACAGGGCTGTACGGGTCGTGGGTGGCCCCACCGGCGGGCGCGACGTCTTTGACGACACTCGTCGTAACGGCGCCGTGGGCGGGCAAGCCAGCGCCGAGGGCGATCATCGCGGATGCTGCGGCAATGCGAAAGTTAAGCCATTGAATTCTCATGAGGACTTCTCCAGGTGAATAGTGATGAGACGCACGTTTGCTTGGCATCGCGGGCCCGACGGCGGGCACACCCCGCCTAGGTAGGGTGATCGCTGACGCCAAGTCGCGGGGGCGCCGTTGCGCGGAACGTCCGCCAGTGCAATTGGTGCACTCCCCCGAACCTTACATGGTCTCCCAGCTGGTTTTCTGACCCGTTGAAGCGGAGTATTCTGGGAAACTCTCCATCCGGTGTGGTGCGCCTCGCTCGGTTGGTTCGACCAGTAGCCAAAATCGGGCCTTCCAGGACCGCACTCGGATGGAAGGCGGCGGCGGGCCCGCCGCCAGTGATTTTTTAAGATATTCCGACTTGCGGTTTTTTCTGTGTCAGAATCCCGCGTCAGCCACCATGGGTCAGAATGGCAGGCGGAATCGACCCCTGCGGGGCTCTTGAAGCACTCAAGGTAGATCAATCGAGATGGCGTGGGCAGGCGAAGCCGACAGCGAGCGGGTGAGGGTGTTTGGCGAACTGCTCGCCGAGTGTCACCGCGATCTGTTTGGGTTTATTTACTCAATGGTCCAGCACCACTCCGACGCCGAAGACGTCTACCAGCAGGTGGCGCTGGTGCTGTGGAGGAAGTTCGATGATTTCGAGCTGGGCACCAACTTCGCGGCTTGGGCGACCAAGGTGGCGCACCTCACCGCGCGAGACTTCATACGTTCCCGTCGCCGGAACGCCGTTGCGTTCAGCGACGAGGTGCTCGAGGCGATCGCCTCGACGTACAATCCCGGAAAGAGCTGGCGAAGCGACGACACCTCCGACGCGTTGTCCACTTGCCTCGGCAAGCTGCCCGCGAAAGACCGCAAGCTGGTTGAGCAGTGCTACTCGCCCGGGCGGGACTACGGGCGCATAGCCCAGCAGCACGGAAGATCTGTCGGCGCTATCTACCAGGCGATTTCACGGGTTCGCAAGAGCTTGTACTACTGTGTGAAGCGCACACTCGCACAGGAGGCCTACTGATGCCAATCCCCCCCAAGGAAGTCGAAGCCCTTATCGAGGCGCTCTCTCGCAGCTGGGACGGCCGCGCAACTGGCGAGGAAAAGGACGCCATTGAGGCGTTCGTGAAAAAGCACGGGAGCGCCGGCGTGGAGGTGCTGATGCAGGTCTCGAGCGTGCACCTGGAACTTGAAAGGCTGGTCGAGTCGAGCCGCGTATACGACCTCGCGATGGACCGGGTGAGGGCGGTCGCACGGCTCGACGAGATCGCCGACAGATCCGCTGATCTGGCGCTCTCGGAGCTGCCGCCGCGTCGGCCGCTGCTCCAGAGCCGCCTGACGAAAGGCGCCATCTGGGTCGCGGCGGCCGCCTTGATCGTCGCGGCCGTCGTGCCGTGGGCAATCCAGGGCTCCGATCGGCAGACCGCTTCGGTAACGCAGTCGCCGCAGTTCCAGCTGCTCCGCCCCTCTACGCCCGCTGCGCGGGTGGTTGGCCTAGAGAACGCAACCTGGGTGGACGGGGACGACATCTCGGTGGGCTCGAACCTGAAGAAGGGGAGGCGCCTGGAACTGTCGACCGGCCAGGCGCACCTGAGCATGGTGTGCGGCGCCGACATTGTGCTGCAGGCGCCCTGTGTTGTCACGCTCAACGCCGACGACGAGGTGCGGTTGCTGAACGGCACGATAACGGCGCAGGCGGCCAAGTGGGCGACCGGCTTTGTCGTGCTGACTCAGGACCTCAGGGTGACCGACCTCGGCACCCGGTTTGCGGTCTCGACCGACCGGTCGGGGGTCGTCGAAGCGCATGTCTTGCAAGGCGAGATCCTGGCCGAACCGATGAAGCACCGGCGGCCGCGGCACTCCTCGATGCTGCTCGAGTCTGGGCAGGCGATCCGTGTTGATCCGTTTCGGTCGAGCATCAACCTGATGGCCGCGCGTAACGAGGATTTCGGCGCCGAGATTGAGGACTTCCGCCCGCTTCGGCCCATCCCTATGTGGAACACGGGCGTCGGCCTGGCGCCGGGCGACACCGACCCCCACTGGCGATTGGTTTCTGGAAGCAAGCAGCACGGCCCTTATCCGCGGGGCTCTGTCGTGACGCCGGGTGACACGGGGTCCTACAAGGACAACAAACCTGAGGCTTCGCAGTGGATCTCGGTGGAGGAGGAGTCGTACCCCGGGGTGCCGCCGGAGTCGGTGCACACTTTTGAGGCTACCTTCGAACTCGACGGCTACGATTTGGACACGGTCTACGTGGTAGGGCAGTTCCTTGTGGACGACGCCATCAACGACCTGCGGATCAACGGCCGCTCGGTCCCCTTCAATCGCTGGGTCACTACCTGGGACGAGTTCGACTTCAAGAGCTTCCACCCGATCGAGATCCTCGACGGGTTTGTCGAGGGGACCAACGTGATCTCGATTGACGTCTACAATTCCCCCTCCAATCCTAAGACACCTAGCGATTTCAACCCAACGGGGTTGCGCGTCGAGTGGCAAGCGTTCGGACGCGAGAAACGCTAGCTGTCGCTGCGGGGTGGCTCTTCGCGCGCATGCTCCGGTGGAGGGGGTGTGTTCGACCAGCTTACCTGTTAGCGGGGGCTCCTGACGCCCAACGGCCTTGGTGGCGAGGCGTTTTGAGGAACAGCCGATTTTCTCTGTGAGATTTTCCCGCCGCCCCCCATGTAATTGGTAGCACGGGCGCCCCGCAATGTGGCGCCCCGATCGTACGCTGCTCGTCGCCCGCCTTGTTCTCACCTGGCCTTTGTCTTGGCCGTCGCCCCTTAGAACGCGTCCATGGAACTCCTACCGCTCGCCGGGCGACGCCGCCCGCATGCATTCACGTTGGTCGAACTGCTGGTGGTTATTGCGATCATCGGCGTGCTGATCGCACTGCTGCTTCCCGCGGTGCAGGCGGCCCGAGAGTCGGCTCGCCGCATGCAATGTGTCAACCACCTCAAGCAGTGGGGGTTGGCGATGCACCTTCACCACGACACGAAGCGGCAACTGCCGATCGGGGCGCAGGGCAAGCTTAATGTCGACTTCCCGCGGCAAACATGGGTGCTGCATCTCTGGCCCTTTATTGAGGAGGTCAACCTGGCGGCGGAGGTCGGTCCAGACACCGATCTCGACACCCCGCCGTTCTCGGTGCCGAACTCCCTGGACGGCCTGTCTGGTCAGGCGGTGCCGATGTACCGCTGCCCCAGTGACTCGGGTCAGGACATCCTGTCTGGGTACTACCAGCGGCGACGGGGCAACTACGTCGTGAACTGGGGGAACGTGCCCTACGGCGACCGGTTCGACAGGGCGGAACTGAAAAACCTGCAGCTCGAGTTTGGCGAGGGTGAAGCGCCCTTCCGGCACGACAACGGCGACCCGCTATCGCCGGTTCGAACGTCGTTCAGCAAGATCGTGGACGGCACAAGTCACACCCTCCTGATGGCGGAGTTGCTGATGGCCCAGACCTCCGAGGACCTCGACTGGCGCGGAGACATCCTCAACGACGAGGGGCTACTCCGCTTCCACACGATGATGACACCCAACAGCCCCGAGCCCGACCTTGTCGATTCGGCGGGGCCCAGCGGTAAGCCGTGGTACGTCGACACGTTCGACCCGCTGATGCCCGTGGCCCCTGTGGCGAAGCGGAACCAGCGTTGCGCAGCTCGCAGCCGCCACACGGGCGGCGTCAACGCCGCGCTGTGCGACGGCTCGGTCGACTTCTTCACCGATGGGGTCGACCGCTACTACTGGGCTGCGTTGGGCACCATGGACGGCGGGGAGGTAGTGGCCGAATGACGACGCATACCGCACTAGTGATCTCGCTATTGGCAGGAACATTCGCAGTTGGGTGCCGGCCCGATGACGCTTTGTCGGTGGTGTCGGGGGTCGTCACCGTTGATGGGCAGCCCGCCGAGCGGGGCGCCATCTCGATTATCCCCTTGCAAGACGACTCGCGACGCGCGGGCGTGGAGATCCAAGCCGGCCGGTACGAGCTGCGAGCGCCTCGGGGGCCGGCCAAGGTCGTCATCAGGGTCCCGCGGGTGATCGGCCAGGCCCCCAGCAACGACCCCAATCGCGCACCTCGCCCAATTATGGAAGAAAGCCTGCCGGCCCGGTTCAACAGCAACAGCGAACTCGAAATCGACGTTCAACCCGGCGCGTCGGTCCACAACTTTGACCTCACTTCTGTCTAGTCCGCAGCCCGCCCGCGGGCCAATTGGGCCTGCTTTACGATTCAAGCAACATCAACTCCCCCTCGTCTTACCGGAGCAAGTACACCATGT
This genomic interval from Posidoniimonas corsicana contains the following:
- a CDS encoding DUF1559 domain-containing protein, producing the protein MELLPLAGRRRPHAFTLVELLVVIAIIGVLIALLLPAVQAARESARRMQCVNHLKQWGLAMHLHHDTKRQLPIGAQGKLNVDFPRQTWVLHLWPFIEEVNLAAEVGPDTDLDTPPFSVPNSLDGLSGQAVPMYRCPSDSGQDILSGYYQRRRGNYVVNWGNVPYGDRFDRAELKNLQLEFGEGEAPFRHDNGDPLSPVRTSFSKIVDGTSHTLLMAELLMAQTSEDLDWRGDILNDEGLLRFHTMMTPNSPEPDLVDSAGPSGKPWYVDTFDPLMPVAPVAKRNQRCAARSRHTGGVNAALCDGSVDFFTDGVDRYYWAALGTMDGGEVVAE
- a CDS encoding FecR domain-containing protein; protein product: MPIPPKEVEALIEALSRSWDGRATGEEKDAIEAFVKKHGSAGVEVLMQVSSVHLELERLVESSRVYDLAMDRVRAVARLDEIADRSADLALSELPPRRPLLQSRLTKGAIWVAAAALIVAAVVPWAIQGSDRQTASVTQSPQFQLLRPSTPAARVVGLENATWVDGDDISVGSNLKKGRRLELSTGQAHLSMVCGADIVLQAPCVVTLNADDEVRLLNGTITAQAAKWATGFVVLTQDLRVTDLGTRFAVSTDRSGVVEAHVLQGEILAEPMKHRRPRHSSMLLESGQAIRVDPFRSSINLMAARNEDFGAEIEDFRPLRPIPMWNTGVGLAPGDTDPHWRLVSGSKQHGPYPRGSVVTPGDTGSYKDNKPEASQWISVEEESYPGVPPESVHTFEATFELDGYDLDTVYVVGQFLVDDAINDLRINGRSVPFNRWVTTWDEFDFKSFHPIEILDGFVEGTNVISIDVYNSPSNPKTPSDFNPTGLRVEWQAFGREKR
- a CDS encoding sigma-70 family RNA polymerase sigma factor produces the protein MAWAGEADSERVRVFGELLAECHRDLFGFIYSMVQHHSDAEDVYQQVALVLWRKFDDFELGTNFAAWATKVAHLTARDFIRSRRRNAVAFSDEVLEAIASTYNPGKSWRSDDTSDALSTCLGKLPAKDRKLVEQCYSPGRDYGRIAQQHGRSVGAIYQAISRVRKSLYYCVKRTLAQEAY
- a CDS encoding PEP-CTERM sorting domain-containing protein (PEP-CTERM proteins occur, often in large numbers, in the proteomes of bacteria that also encode an exosortase, a predicted intramembrane cysteine proteinase. The presence of a PEP-CTERM domain at a protein's C-terminus predicts cleavage within the sorting domain, followed by covalent anchoring to some some component of the (usually Gram-negative) cell surface. Many PEP-CTERM proteins exhibit an unusual sequence composition that includes large numbers of potential glycosylation sites. Expression of one such protein has been shown restore the ability of a bacterium to form floc, a type of biofilm.) gives rise to the protein MRIQWLNFRIAAASAMIALGAGLPAHGAVTTSVVKDVAPAGGATHDPYSPVLFNASSSDLAEGLIAGYDGDSTFESSAGITAWTDGALATVYPQGGSGGDDIDHAAYGSVTNDTNATFDLGGLHDLDQVDVYAGWNDSGRDLFSFDLLVSANGSDYSLLTSFLKGQDDTGAITTPVTSQISITNNSGALASAVRYVRLSIYDADNNAAGLAEVDVFGSAVPEPAAALLLALSGATLSRGRRRQAAPRA